The genomic interval TGTGATTCATCGCAACCAATCAGAGTGCAGCTGTTATTGTGAAACCTCTCCTGGGGAAGTGTAAGCTGCTCTGTGAATGGTCAGCACCAACAACACTTTTATTATGAGATATTTTGGGTACATATGGTGCAATGTCTTCATGATGTATTATTAGAGGATGGTAATTTACTCTGTGTCTCATTTTcatgatctctgcttgctgtcagtgattggGTTCTTGGTTACATTAAGATGCTGAAAACTGTGATGGGAATAGTCACAGCCAGGCATCTCCTCTGCAgtataaggccctgttcacacggggcaagagggggcagattttagcgcggaatccacgtcataatctgtcctctcacaatggcggtctatggagactgctagcattctttttttcccgctaccagcaacatgaaaaaaagaaacaaactgccctttcttcaggcggattctgcgtcttaTTCAGCCTcagcgtccgccttgcgacagcaccctccagactaggcccattcatttgggcctaatccggtgcggaaagccacgacgggatgccatgcactgcaTCGACATCCCATCGCAGCAACCGTgatggaatatgcacacgcgtaatTGCATTCTGAGGAATGCTCAAACGGATCTTATATTTGTTCTTTCTCATAAAGTTGAGTCCCATCTACGTGCTTATGAAGTCCTCACATGGCTGGAGGTTATCTACAGCACCTTAGCCTCTTCCCACCGCagctattttttgattttcatgttTTGCTTCCCtcctttcaaaagccataactttttttcctGTTCAATTTTTCCGGGCAAATTGTACTCTGTAAAGGTAGcattttaatattctgtatgatgtagtgggaAGGTGGGaaagaaaattcagaattgggttcAATAGCTGTTGGAACCCcaaagatctaatattgatgggctattACGAGGATAGGCCACCCAGTAGTACAAAGGTGAATATCCCCTTTAAAtctcagctgtgtgagcagaacgATGAATGGTTTTTCAGCTTATATTGTATGCAGAATGAAGGCTCACTAGATGAGCTCTGTCTTTCTGTATGTGCCAAACTGGATGGCTGttatgttatgctaggttcacacctgcttggGAAAcataaacctaatccgcttaaaaagtggttacctcatagactataatggggtccacatgtCTTTTCACCTGAAAAATTAGAATGGGGAATGCAATTCCCATACGCTcaccgagcacagatgtgaacatacctttagagTGGTTCACATCTTGGCAGATCCGGCGCATCCATGTTAATGACTGACATGTATTAATACATCTCTGCTTCCTCAACCGACAGTGTTAGAGAAGCCAGACCTTTGGCTGCACCATCTTTCTTTTAAAAATTGGTTGTGTTcattcatgggacaaccccttacaCTTTACTTGCATGCATCATTGCTAATTCATTTTGCTTTCCATAGTTCTATATGCTCctttatttctctttttcttcttctccctgcagaTAATGGAGGTAGACTATAATCCTGTGGAGCTGCCAATTAATGTGGTCTATGATAGCGATACAGATCTGCGAGATATGGAAGCAGCAGATGTGAAGGACATGAGGCTGGAGGCTGAAGCTGTTGTAAATGATGTCTTGTTTGCTGTCACCAACATGTTTGTCTCCAaaaacctaccctgtgctgtaGACATGGCCTACATCAATGTGGAGATCAAGGAGGGGACTAAATACTGCCTGGAGCTCACTGATGCCGGCCTTAGGGTGAGTCAGGATTTATGTCTTGTGGGTGGATTTCCCTGCAGTGATGTATTAAGGTAGTTCTTTCATTTTCATTGTTACCTTGTGGAGGGGGAAACAGTGACTGGCCATGGGATAACTAAAGAGCCTTATCATTTAGCATACAGTCATTAGCTGCAGTCTGTTAGCACAATATTGCGCActagtgtccccccccccttcacctccagCCACAGATTAGGGTGGATGACAGGAAGGTGTTAATACCTCCTGGATGTAAGCGATGCCAATGACATCCTTCTGCCTCTCACTCCTGCTGTCACTTTACATATTTATAGTTCAGATAAGAGCCAGAGATAcactagtgcatatacattatagtaTAGGCTCATATATGTTATACTTTTGACTTGCAGTTTATATTTATTACATTCTCTCTCCGTTCTTCCTCCTCAGGTGGTGGGCTTTGCATTTGACCAGGTTGATGAATGTTCTTGCAGCCAGTACCACGAGACCATCTACTCCTTGCTGGACTCTCTTAGTCCTGCCTATAGGGAGGCATTTGGGAATGCTCTTCTTCGGAGGCTAGAGGCACTGAAGAATGATGGACAGTCCTGATCAGTGGTTGTGCAAATAACTGACCCTATCATGCagaatttttactttatttattttaatgcccCTCTCTAATTCTCCACttctggctcctacacacagtattttaaCAAAATGTGAACTATTTGCCAAATGTTCACGCTTCAGTCACTTTTGTATTTTAATGGCCAAATTCTTAGCTACCCTTGCCTACTGTAGAGTGGGAATAATCAAAGATTGCCTGCACTGATGcaagaaaaactctgcaaaaagtgatgcaggaaaaacATACTCACATACTCCAACTCGTTGCATCTTCAGtatgtgctgctccactgattctggtgcttttggagtttgtttttttctatagaCCCCCTTCCCCCAATTCATGAGCAATCTGTGCTGCTAGTTTCAGCACGCAGTATTGGcctgtattgtcaggtgggcagccATGTGCTAGAGCACACAGTCGgcgaccacccatctgacagtagagatccTAGTTGACGTACTGGATGCTGAAACTGGCAGCTCATATTGCCTAGTAACAGTTGCGGCTGCAGTGCATGGCACTTGGTATTCAGAGGAAGGCCACAGTGCTCACCTGAATATTGCAGCCTTtttaaccagctgatctgtgggtgtcctggGTGGTCCTAAGGATCAGTATGTAAGTCCTGGAAAGTCCCTTTCACAGCCTTTGAATGTAGAAAAGTGTTTCTTTTCACTAACATCAAGCATAGATCTTCAAAACATTGGggacattaaaccaaaatttttagaaagtTGCACAACATACCATTATACAATAAATGTTTTATTTACAGAAGACTTTGACATTTCTCCCTTCCTCTTGCCCTTGCCATAAGACAGTCACTATAAACAGATGCCTATAAAGGATATTTATTCGGCTCCTAGAATTTGAGGGCTGTATATATTGCCATACATCCAGGAGGACCATCTATTGTTTGTCAGTCGGCTACTGTAAGCTATATGAGGAATTGTCTTAATAATGCTGAGAGGGGGGCGGACAGGACTGTCCCCACAGATGTCCTGTCCTTTTTCAGTTGAATGCCATAAAGTGACAAGCAGAAAAGAATGATGGAGCTTTTCTTGCATGACTAATATCATCTATTTTGCTGCTACGCTTACTGTATATCTTTCTACGTATTATCACAGCTGAGTGACTTTTGCTAAACTAGAACACCCAAAATCCTGCATCTAGCATCCATTCCAGCCAATACATCTGTTTTAGCATGAGGCTGTGCTATAATGTGTGATTTTTAATATGCCGTAAGTATTACCACctatcagtgtatatatatatgtacagcaggcTGTTTGTGTGCTTCTTCATCATTTTAAATAGAATATGCTTAGTAGTTTTGTTCTGCCtaacattgtgattttttttgtatttattttatttttttcagtgtggtTTTTGGATTTTGCAAGGAAGGAtttgacaaccaaaaacatggtAATATGGGAGAAGAAAATGGGTAGCCTGCATTTATTTGGCATGGCCTAATGCTATGGTCTCCAGTCTGTGGCTCTCCTATGCTGGAGAACCACAGGTTAGAGACCACTGACTTATAAACGCTTCTGTATGCATATTGTATGATTCAGCTGTAGAGTTGTAgacatatttaaagggaagtTCAACTTTTACCATGTTATACATCAGAAGAAAATGGTAGTGGGGGTCTGTGGACTGAGAATCCTCAGAACAAAGAGACCACCGTGCTTGGTCATAGTCTGAATTCTTTTTACATGTGTAGGCATTGCAGGATTTCTAATGTGAACTGCCCCTTAGTTTTAGAGACATGACACTTCACCCTTACTCATATACATAAACTGTGCCACCACGtagacatgatttgtgcgggcagtgcgcggcaagcacatggaccccaatatagtctatagggtccgtgtgcttttacagcacagcgcttgcaattgcgtttgtattccatttggggggtctccatgcggtctCTCcatggacagaatacaaaagcagatgtgaaccaaccctaagagtggcgctgtttatgtgaaaataaAAGAAGAACCTTATTTTTCATTCTACAACAACTAAAGCAAACAAACCATATGAACATAAGAGGTATTGCCGCTGCCCTTGTTAGCGAATCCCAGGtcatggcccccacactatacacATATGTATATAACCGTGCACAGATTGTATACTCTACATTGGTTTCACTTTTTACTGTCTCTTAGTAGGCGACAAGCTGatgaatgcagttttttttgtatattttgtagctTTTTAATACTTTTTCCTCTATGTATAATCTACATTCATCATTTGCAGCAGTGGGATCAGCTACATTGTAATAATCTTATTGAGCAGAAGTCATTTTATGCTTACAAGAAAGCGTGAAGATATTGGAAATGCTACAAGTTTCTGACTTTTGTTTTCTTAATGTATACGTCTTGgcctaaaataaaaatacaattttattaaTGGAAATACGTAGTTAATTTTTTGACTAAGTATCTAAGGAATATAAGACTCTTTGTGGTTGGCACTTCATTGTTCTAGCGGCAGCGAAACTGGTCCTGTGGGTAACTGCATGTGCTACCACTTTGTTCAAGTAGGTAATGTAGTTAACATGGATGGTGCGGGGCTCGGTACAGCAAGTTAGCCTCCATTCATATGATCGATATGCAAACTAACCGGGAAAAAGAGACGTTTTTCATAGCAATTTGGCATCCATGGAACACGGATCCCACAACTATTTCAGTGTATTGAGGGATAAGTGAAAATGGGAAAAATTGGGATATGTCCTATTTCTTGACAGTCAGTTAAAATGGACCTTCAGAAAAATCAGTCCATTCACATGCATTTATTTCATTGCAGCTATGTGACAGCCATCAACAATGTTCATGTGAATAAAGACTTAACAGATGCCCACAATAGAGGTGAGGTGGTGCCTGATGCTTGGTACATACCTGCTATTcaaggggtccgcttggggaaatTAAAGCTGTAAGGTGGAAGCCATCACTTTCCATAATTATTGCCTTAAGCAGTGATAGTGCCCTCACAATGGGCCCTCATATGCtatttttgtgcatataatttgtTGGTATATTGCAATTGTTAGgaattgtactgtgtatactgtgaaaTACTACACTTTGCTTTAAGCTGTGATGACTCTTTGCTTCACTGGGTATTTAGTGCctgtcactttaaaggggttaaccgGGGAGTTTAGATCTACTTACCTGATCTGGCAAACTCTTGATGATGGACTCAGGGGTTCTGGCCTTGTCTGCACtcctgggtcacatgattggaagCAGCACTCTGAACCTGGGTTGCTGTCTTCCCCCGTGTGACGAATCTTACTTTTCCAAGCCACTTGGCACACTTGTGATAACCCTTCTTACCTTCCATTCATGCCCCATGAGTGCCTGAATTTATAGGCTAATATGAAACGagttttataatatatttattaacccaagtgggtcggtactagcTATTAACATATATAGAAATACACATCAATGGATggtcaagcaaatacaggtaaaagcacaggaaataaaaagggaataaaataatagataataatagaGCATGTGTCCCCTACATGCTGTCCAGAAATCAAGAACACTCTACCGTTGTTTAGGAGTGAGACCATATATCTATTTTAGTTTCTTCcctgagtgatgtcactaggagGGGAAGTCCCGCCCTCCATCTCCATCTGGTGTCATTTCCTCGGGATATGACCATCGATTGAGGAAAGGGGTTTGTGGCGAGATCTCCATTATTGAGTTGGGTGTCTGGACCTTTTCCCTGTGCCCAACAGTAACATGCCTAGATTTGAATCGTTCATCTTGTGCATCGGAGGAATTTAACGGCGCAACTGTGGGAGGTTCTCCTAAATATTGTCATAAAACCATATTTTCTTTGTAGTTTTGGCTAAAGACATGGAGTCTGGGTTTTGTGTGCTAAGTAGGGTTACAATACACATCGTCCTGGGGATCTCCTGCTATGATAACGAGATTAGCACGGGTATGCTGATGGACTAGAGACAGGACAACAAAGGGCTttgattacagagcagagaacCCACATTACTGAAGTCAAAAGGTTTAATGTGACCAAGTAATAATACACCGAAGAAAAACACATGACTAGAAATACATAGCTGGGGCTCTCATCATCACATCTCACAATTACCTATGCTATGGTTGCTGGCTGACTATGCAGATGGTAACCGTTGAGATCAAGCAAGAAAGGAGGGGGTGAGCACTAAACCGGAGTCACAACGAGGCTGGAACCATTCGGTCCATCATCTAGAGTCTGTTGAAGGTAAGTGAATCTaaactccccagacaacccctataTTACTCAGTCATTGTGACTTCTTTCATCTTGCATTTTCGGTGCGGATTCTTCCAAATGGACTGAACCCAGTTGCACCTATAGGCTGTCCAATGGGTGGTGCGTTTTTTTACACTGCACTAAGTACAGCCTTCACATGCTACATCCTCATGCCTTGTAGTCACACCCGGTGCAAAAGTCTCCAATAAACGGAGGGTCCAGAGTTTAATTTCTGACTGTTATGGCCACTGCTGCGGCAGAGTGTAGGTGTCTTGTCCAGGGCTGGAGCCCAGAGCTTACCTGCTAGCTAGTATCACTAACCTTGCCACGTACTTAGCAAAGTGTGAATTAACATTTGCTTGATAATAGTACCGAGCTCTCAAGGGGGACCCGAAGGACGGAGAGCTAGACCGCTAAAGCAGCAGTTACAGAAAAGGAGCCCGGGGGACCCCATTGACGTGTCTGTCATTTTGAAACTGAAAGTGGTGGAGAAAAAGTCCTGATTTTTGGGGGGCTCTGCAATGCAGCCTGAGCTTGACACCTGTGTGAACAGGGAGACTTCTGTGTTGCCAAGGGGGCGGCTTCTCTCATGTTATTAGAAGATTGCTAAACAAGAGACCAGGAGCAACATATGTCAAACTCTGCTGTGTCTGAGCAACTGCTTATCGCCTATAGTTCTGAATTACTACCTCAAAACCCACCCCTTATACTTCTAACCCTGCCTCTACACAATTAAACCCACTCCTTAGACCGATAACCAAGCCTCTGCAGGActaaccccccacccccaaacgGGTCTCACtcttctttttaaagggattcaatcattaaaatgcacttttttttattcccttagatgtaggaatagccttaagaaaggctatttttctcctacctttagatatcttctccacgccgccgcaACACTGGGGCGCAgtcaccagcgctcaaacagcactgggggcgtccccagtgctgcgagagaaatctccagcgacgcctctatctttgcctggaatggcctctccctgcgtcttcttccagcgctggcttcaaacttctaggcatgtgcatgcccgcagccattttcttgtggctgcttacaccagtttacccACAGGAAGattgccgcgggcatgtgcagttggctctgcccgaggcccgacagcagagccgactgtacatggctagaagtttgaagctagcGCCGagagaagacgcagggagaggccgttccaggcaaaaagagaggcggcgctggagatttctctcgtagcattggggacgcccccagtgctgtttgagtgctgaggacagtccctagtgctgcgagaaaactcatttgcatacagaagaaaaccgggatttctaccaaacggcggcgcggagaagacagctaaaggtaggagaatagtctttcttaaaggggctctatcagcaaaatcatgctaatagagccccacatatgcgtgaatagcctttaagaaggctattcaggcaccgtaaatgttatattaacccccggtcccgtttttaaataaaaggataaaaacatatatgcaaaacttacctgaacgtgcaccctgggtgggggtgcacggtgcgacgtcagcttcgggctcGCCTGCCTCTTCTGACTTCTTAGAGTAacgccctcttgctccgtgtcttcttccggcttcttctcgtga from Leptodactylus fuscus isolate aLepFus1 chromosome 7, aLepFus1.hap2, whole genome shotgun sequence carries:
- the GSKIP gene encoding GSK3B-interacting protein; the protein is MEVDYNPVELPINVVYDSDTDLRDMEAADVKDMRLEAEAVVNDVLFAVTNMFVSKNLPCAVDMAYINVEIKEGTKYCLELTDAGLRVVGFAFDQVDECSCSQYHETIYSLLDSLSPAYREAFGNALLRRLEALKNDGQS